The following is a genomic window from uncultured Propionivibrio sp..
ACCGAGAGCACGACACCCGACTCGGTCAGCTTCTGCACGACCGACGGCGTCTTGAGCACCTCGACCAACTCCTTGTTGAGCCGCTGAACGATCGCATCCGGCGTCTTGACCGGCGCGAAGAAGCCCCACCAGATGCTCATGTCCAGCCCCTCGAGGCCCTTGGTCTCGGCCAGCGCCGGAACGTCGGGCAGAACTGCCGCGCGGCGCGGCTCGGTGACACCGTAAGCCTTGAGCTTGCCCGCCTTGACATGCTGCAACGACGACGACAACACGGTGATCGCCAGCGGGATCTGGTTGCCGAGCAGATCGGTCAGCATCGGACCGGCGCCCTTGTAGGGGACATGCTCCATGCTGATCTTGGCCTTCTGCTTGATCAGTTCGCCCGACAGATGCAGCGGTGTGCCGACACCGGACGATGCGAACGACAGCTTGTCGGGATTGGCCTTGGCATAGGCGAGAAGCTCAGCGGTATTTTTCGGAGCTGTACCGGGCGCGCCGACAAGAATCATCGGCTGCGTTCCGATCATCGTGATCGGCGCCAGATCCTTCTGTCCGTCATATTTGACCGACGGCGTCGTCAACTTGGCAATCGAGATTTCGCTGCCCGAGCCGAGCAGAAGCGTGTAACCATCGGCCGGCGAACGGATCGCCTTGGCGGCACCGATGGTGCCGGCCGCGCCGGCCGCGTTTTCGACCATCACCGGTTGGCCAAGGCGTTTGCTCAACTCCTCGGACACCGTGCGCGCGATCATGTCGTTGCTGCCGCCGGGGCTGTAGCAGACGATGACAGTGATCGGCTTGCTCGGGTAAACCTCGGCCTGGGCCGCAACGGAAAAGGCCGCCGCCAGCAGGGCCACGGAGGTACGGAAAAATGGCAGTTTCATGGGCTTCTCTCGCGAACAAAAATGACGTTAGGGAAAGCAACTATCAAGCCAGCGCCCGATTATAGAATGAGCGCGTCGTGGCGTGACTGCCAGATTGGCAGGCGGGGTTGCCAAAACGGCAACCCCTTGCATATGCCGTTTGACGCAAGCTTGCCGGCGACCGCGCGACTACGGCGAGGAATCGAGTTGTAATGGCGGCAACGGATGTTCGGCCAGGCATTGCCAGAACTGCTCGACCAGCCCCTTGGCGGGATGGCGATGGCGAAAACAACGCACCTCAAGCGGGATCTCATCGCCAACGACGCCAGCATGGACCAGGCGCCCGGCCGAAAGCGCAGCGACGACGAGCCGCTGCGGCAGCCAGGCCAGACCGACGCCCTGCTGCACCGGTTCCAGCAGCGCCTCGGCAAAATCGGCGACGAAGACACGGCGAAAGCGCGCCGCATCGCTGCGTCGGGCGAGATGCCAGTCGAGTACATTGCCCATCATCAGATTGCGGTGGTAGGCGAGCAAGGGCAAGGCCCGCGTCGCCGCTGACGCCAGTGGGAACAGCGGCCGTCCGGCCGCGTCGGGTTTGCAGACGGGAATCAGCCCCTCGCGGGCGACAACCAGGAATTCAAAGCTGCGCGCATCAAGACTGAGTCCGATCGCGGGATGGAAGAAACTGATCAGCACATCGGCGCCGCCTTCCTCGAGCAATAGCGCCATGTCATGCACCGACCCGGTGCTGATACGCACATGAATCGCGCCGACGCGCTGGCGCACCTGTTCGAGCATCGCCGGAATCGAGGTGTGCGCCAGGGTGCGACCGGTGGCAATGCTCAGCGTCTCTTCGCCGGCCATGGCGCGCGCCCGCAAACTGCCGCGGCTCTCCTC
Proteins encoded in this region:
- a CDS encoding tripartite tricarboxylate transporter substrate binding protein, encoding MKLPFFRTSVALLAAAFSVAAQAEVYPSKPITVIVCYSPGGSNDMIARTVSEELSKRLGQPVMVENAAGAAGTIGAAKAIRSPADGYTLLLGSGSEISIAKLTTPSVKYDGQKDLAPITMIGTQPMILVGAPGTAPKNTAELLAYAKANPDKLSFASSGVGTPLHLSGELIKQKAKISMEHVPYKGAGPMLTDLLGNQIPLAITVLSSSLQHVKAGKLKAYGVTEPRRAAVLPDVPALAETKGLEGLDMSIWWGFFAPVKTPDAIVQRLNKELVEVLKTPSVVQKLTESGVVLSVRGPKDFAKFVDGETSKYRQIVQAANIRTE
- a CDS encoding LysR substrate-binding domain-containing protein codes for the protein MQIKWLDDFVAFAKTCSFSRAADEREVTLPAFGRRIKALESWVGVPLVNRGTYPATLTEEGRLFLKTAQEVVARLEESRGSLRARAMAGEETLSIATGRTLAHTSIPAMLEQVRQRVGAIHVRISTGSVHDMALLLEEGGADVLISFFHPAIGLSLDARSFEFLVVAREGLIPVCKPDAAGRPLFPLASAATRALPLLAYHRNLMMGNVLDWHLARRSDAARFRRVFVADFAEALLEPVQQGVGLAWLPQRLVVAALSAGRLVHAGVVGDEIPLEVRCFRHRHPAKGLVEQFWQCLAEHPLPPLQLDSSP